The proteins below come from a single Ptychodera flava strain L36383 chromosome 6, AS_Pfla_20210202, whole genome shotgun sequence genomic window:
- the LOC139135685 gene encoding DNA repair protein RAD52 homolog isoform X2, with product MAKAHTTCFGKKEFSDEEHKAIQAALRQRLGPEFISQRVGPGGQKLAYIEGWRIVQLANETFGFNGWSHSITHQNIDFVDQIGPKYYVGVSAIVRVQLKDGMHHEDIGYGVSEGLKSKALSIEKARKEAVTDGLKRALKSFGHGLGNCLGDKNYLKCIGRAPKSSQPSYDVSEMKRHDTDEVVEQARYTKPKEPSDSHLQPMDTPKEPHKAPAHPISTPRESPGPPLRPIITPREPSGPPLQPINIPNNCNTATSSQNDPGSSKEASPQQPPGKVPTPEEILLQRKLRQQQKQQEFRENLKKRQQQQQQQSTADELPPFDKLSPLATSTPLDLPARTTGVQKPMLPPQTTAVTMETKLNQEDEVLLDAVLDTPLEDILMGEDDPAFWASQMAKDDICETKATDMKTDTPNQNHCPAIAFVSHSAVDKENQSKTLRKSSTNSSNGRINEHFPNVKTNSYNTRQKSGYITGRGLACDRSNTEPCIAKRRKMDSL from the exons ATGGCTAAAGCTCACACGACATGTTTCGGAAAG AAGGAATTCAGTGATGAGGAACATAAAGCCATACAAGCTGCCCTCCGTCAAAGATTGGGACCTGAGTTCATAAGTCAACGAGTTGGTCCAGGAGGACAAAAG TTGGCGTACATAGAGGGTTGGAGAATAGTACAACTTGCAAATGAGACTTTTGGATTCAATGGCTGGTCTCACTCTATCACTCATCAGAATATTG ACTTTGTTGATCAAATTGGACCCAAGTATTATGTTGGTGTCAGTGCAATTGTTCGTGTGCAGCTTAAG gATGGGATGCACCATGAAGACATTGGCTATGGAGTTAGTGAAGGATTAAAATCAAAAGCCTTGTCAATAGAGAAGGCCAGGAAAGAAGCTGTCACAGATGGCCTCAAGAGGGCGCTCAA GAGTTTTGGTCATGGTTTAGGAAACTGTCTTGGAGACAAAAATTATCTGAAGTGTATAGGAAGAGCACCAAAATCA TCTCAGCCATCCTATGATGTCAGTGAGATGAAACGCCACGACACTGATGAAGTTGTTGAACAAGCCAGATACACAAAACCCAAGGAACCATCTGATTCTCACCTTCAACCGATGGACACTCCTAAAGAACCACACAAGGCTCCAGCCCATCCAATCAGCACTCCCAGGGAATCACCTGGGCCACCCTTGCGGCCAATCATCACTCCAAGAGAACCATCTGGGCCACCACTTCAACCAATCAACATCCCCAACAACTGCAATACAGCTACATCTTCCCAGAATGATCCTGGATCATCAAAAGAAGCAAG TCCCCAGCAGCCGCCAGGCAAAGTTCCAACACCAGAGGAAATACTCCTTCAGAGGAAGCTGAGACAGCAACAAAAACAGCAGGAATTCAGAGAGAACTTGAAAAAACGacagcaacagcaacaacaacaaagtaCAGCAGATGAACTGCCACCCTTTG ATAAATTGTCACCCCTAGCGACATCAACTCCTCTTGACCTGCCTGCAAGGACCACCGGCGTACAGAAACCAATGCTACCTCCACAAACAACGGCTGTGACCATGGAAACCAAATTAAATCAGGAGGATGAAGTGCTGCTTGATGCTGTACTTGACACTCCATTGGAAGACATACTCATGGGTGAAG ATGATCCTGCATTTTGGGCATCTCAAATGGCCAAGGATGACATCTGTGAAACGAAAGCTACAGACATGAAAACTGACACGCCAAATCAAAACCATTGCCCAGCCATTGCCTTCGTCAGCCATAGTGCAGTAGACAAAGAAAACCAATCCAAAACTCTGAGGAAGTCATCAACAAACTCCAGCAATGGCAGAATCAATGAACATTTCCCAAATGTGAAAACAAACTCCTACAATACAAGACAGAAGAGTGGGTACATCACAGGCAGAGGTTTAGCATGTGATAGGTCAAACACtg aaCCTTGCATTGCAAAGAGGAGGAAAATGGATTCATTGTGA
- the LOC139135685 gene encoding DNA repair protein RAD52 homolog isoform X1 yields MSEDNGLTMCCLHFLQKEFSDEEHKAIQAALRQRLGPEFISQRVGPGGQKLAYIEGWRIVQLANETFGFNGWSHSITHQNIDFVDQIGPKYYVGVSAIVRVQLKDGMHHEDIGYGVSEGLKSKALSIEKARKEAVTDGLKRALKSFGHGLGNCLGDKNYLKCIGRAPKSSQPSYDVSEMKRHDTDEVVEQARYTKPKEPSDSHLQPMDTPKEPHKAPAHPISTPRESPGPPLRPIITPREPSGPPLQPINIPNNCNTATSSQNDPGSSKEASPQQPPGKVPTPEEILLQRKLRQQQKQQEFRENLKKRQQQQQQQSTADELPPFDKLSPLATSTPLDLPARTTGVQKPMLPPQTTAVTMETKLNQEDEVLLDAVLDTPLEDILMGEDDPAFWASQMAKDDICETKATDMKTDTPNQNHCPAIAFVSHSAVDKENQSKTLRKSSTNSSNGRINEHFPNVKTNSYNTRQKSGYITGRGLACDRSNTEPCIAKRRKMDSL; encoded by the exons ATGAGTGAAGACAATGGTCTAACAATGTGTTGTTTGCATTTTCTACAG AAGGAATTCAGTGATGAGGAACATAAAGCCATACAAGCTGCCCTCCGTCAAAGATTGGGACCTGAGTTCATAAGTCAACGAGTTGGTCCAGGAGGACAAAAG TTGGCGTACATAGAGGGTTGGAGAATAGTACAACTTGCAAATGAGACTTTTGGATTCAATGGCTGGTCTCACTCTATCACTCATCAGAATATTG ACTTTGTTGATCAAATTGGACCCAAGTATTATGTTGGTGTCAGTGCAATTGTTCGTGTGCAGCTTAAG gATGGGATGCACCATGAAGACATTGGCTATGGAGTTAGTGAAGGATTAAAATCAAAAGCCTTGTCAATAGAGAAGGCCAGGAAAGAAGCTGTCACAGATGGCCTCAAGAGGGCGCTCAA GAGTTTTGGTCATGGTTTAGGAAACTGTCTTGGAGACAAAAATTATCTGAAGTGTATAGGAAGAGCACCAAAATCA TCTCAGCCATCCTATGATGTCAGTGAGATGAAACGCCACGACACTGATGAAGTTGTTGAACAAGCCAGATACACAAAACCCAAGGAACCATCTGATTCTCACCTTCAACCGATGGACACTCCTAAAGAACCACACAAGGCTCCAGCCCATCCAATCAGCACTCCCAGGGAATCACCTGGGCCACCCTTGCGGCCAATCATCACTCCAAGAGAACCATCTGGGCCACCACTTCAACCAATCAACATCCCCAACAACTGCAATACAGCTACATCTTCCCAGAATGATCCTGGATCATCAAAAGAAGCAAG TCCCCAGCAGCCGCCAGGCAAAGTTCCAACACCAGAGGAAATACTCCTTCAGAGGAAGCTGAGACAGCAACAAAAACAGCAGGAATTCAGAGAGAACTTGAAAAAACGacagcaacagcaacaacaacaaagtaCAGCAGATGAACTGCCACCCTTTG ATAAATTGTCACCCCTAGCGACATCAACTCCTCTTGACCTGCCTGCAAGGACCACCGGCGTACAGAAACCAATGCTACCTCCACAAACAACGGCTGTGACCATGGAAACCAAATTAAATCAGGAGGATGAAGTGCTGCTTGATGCTGTACTTGACACTCCATTGGAAGACATACTCATGGGTGAAG ATGATCCTGCATTTTGGGCATCTCAAATGGCCAAGGATGACATCTGTGAAACGAAAGCTACAGACATGAAAACTGACACGCCAAATCAAAACCATTGCCCAGCCATTGCCTTCGTCAGCCATAGTGCAGTAGACAAAGAAAACCAATCCAAAACTCTGAGGAAGTCATCAACAAACTCCAGCAATGGCAGAATCAATGAACATTTCCCAAATGTGAAAACAAACTCCTACAATACAAGACAGAAGAGTGGGTACATCACAGGCAGAGGTTTAGCATGTGATAGGTCAAACACtg aaCCTTGCATTGCAAAGAGGAGGAAAATGGATTCATTGTGA